The following proteins are co-located in the Vicugna pacos chromosome 3, VicPac4, whole genome shotgun sequence genome:
- the LOC140689236 gene encoding olfactory receptor 2M4-like has product MVWRNQTFDFDFILLGIFNHSPTHIFLFSLVLGIFSVAFVGNTAMVLLIHLDTHLHTPMYFLLSQLSLMDLMLISTTVPKMAFNYLSGSKLLSLAGCGTQIFFYVSLLGAECFLLAVMAYDRYVAICHPLRYTILMNPKLCVLMTVSSWVLGSLDGIIVLAATLSFSYCSSLEIHHFFCDVAALLPLSCTDTATFERLLFICCVVMLVFPVSVIVGSYSRVLGAVIGMGSEERRRRAFTTCSSHLSVVGLYYGAAMFMYMRPASNHTPAQDKMVSAFYTILTPMLNPLIYSLRNKEVARGFQKLLKRRKLI; this is encoded by the coding sequence ATGGTTTGGAGAAACCAGACCTTCGATTTTGACTTCATCCTGTTAGGAATCTTCAATCACAGCCCCACCCacatcttcctcttctctctggtCTTGGGCATCTTCTCAGTGGCCTTCGTGGGAAATACTGCCATGGTTCTCCTCATCCACCTGGACACCCatctccacacccccatgtacttcctGCTCAGCCAGCTCTCCCTCATGGACCTGATGCTCATCTCTACCACTGTCCCCAAGATGGCCTTCAACTACCTGTCTGGCAGCAAACTCCTCTCTCTAGCAGGTTGTGGAACTCAGATCTTTTTCTACGTTTCCCTGCTTGGAGCTGAATGTTTCCTGCTGGCTgtcatggcctatgaccgctatgtggctATATGCCACCCTCTTCGATACACTATTCTAATGAATCCGAAACTCTGTGTCCTCATGACCGTTTCTTCCTGGGTCTTGGGCTCTCTTGATGGCATCATTGTGCTCGCAGCCACCCTCTCATTCTCATACTGCAGCTCCCTGGAGATCCATCACTTTTTCTGTGACGTTGCTGCCCTGTTACCGCTGTCTTGTACAGACACCGCTACGTTTGAAAGACTGCTTTTCATCTGCTGTGTGGTGATGCTAGTCTTTCCGGTCTCTGTGATTGTTGGTTCCTATTCACGAGTCCTTGGAGCTGTCATTGGCATGGGCTCTGAGGAACGTCGCCGCAGAGCCTTCACCACCTGCTCCTCCCATTTGTCTGTGGTTGGACTCTATTACGGTGCTGCCATGTTTATGTACATGAGACCAGCTTCCAACCACACACCAGCCCAGGATAAGATGGTCTCAGCCTTTTACACAATCCTCACTCCCATGCTAAACCCTCTCATCTACAGTCTTCGCAACAAAGAAGTAGCCAGGGGATTTCAGAAACTgctgaagagaagaaaattaatataa